The Rhodococcus triatomae genome includes a window with the following:
- a CDS encoding MCE family protein, producing MSDVEQGTGRVSRGRIALVAGVVIVALVLAGALWWVFTRAGTTKITAYFDKSIGIYEGSDVRVLGVKVGSVESVEPQGEVVKVDLRVDRGVDVPAEAKAAQITPSVVADRYIQLAPAYTDGATMASGAVIPRERTATPVEVDQLYSSIEELSSALGPDGANQEGALSNFVESGAANLEGNGEALGQSITQLSDAARTLNDSRTDLFDTVKNLQVFVSALAQNDQQVRQFNAELSDLSGFLAGERQDLGAALNQLAVALGDVARFVGDNREMLVKNVEDLVPATQVLADNRTSLVNSLTLLPLAVSNLTNSYNAEAGTLDSRLIFKDLQEPGALLCRLVDLSNLMPGDPEFERLGRQIQPAVDMCNAAMHERNEELRSPDLILPFGILSAENIQRYPVPGTVPGVVSPRLSDQLDPNVYAPGIYGGGE from the coding sequence GGTGTCGTCATCGTGGCTCTGGTCCTCGCCGGAGCGCTGTGGTGGGTGTTCACCCGCGCGGGCACCACGAAGATCACCGCGTACTTCGACAAGTCGATCGGAATCTACGAGGGCTCGGATGTGCGGGTTCTCGGGGTGAAGGTGGGATCGGTCGAATCCGTCGAGCCACAGGGCGAAGTGGTGAAGGTCGATCTTCGGGTGGACCGAGGCGTGGACGTTCCCGCCGAGGCCAAGGCTGCCCAGATCACACCGTCGGTGGTTGCCGATCGCTACATCCAGCTGGCGCCTGCCTATACCGACGGCGCGACGATGGCGAGCGGAGCGGTGATTCCGCGGGAGCGCACGGCGACCCCGGTCGAGGTCGATCAGTTGTACTCGAGTATCGAGGAGCTGTCCTCGGCACTCGGGCCGGACGGAGCGAACCAGGAAGGCGCGCTCTCGAACTTCGTGGAGTCCGGCGCGGCGAACCTCGAGGGCAACGGCGAGGCGCTCGGTCAGAGCATCACCCAGCTGTCCGATGCCGCTCGGACGCTCAATGATTCGCGGACCGACCTGTTCGACACCGTGAAGAACCTCCAGGTGTTCGTCAGCGCGCTCGCCCAGAACGACCAGCAGGTCCGGCAGTTCAATGCCGAGTTGTCCGACCTGTCGGGGTTCCTCGCCGGCGAGCGCCAGGATCTCGGGGCGGCCCTGAACCAGTTGGCCGTCGCACTCGGCGACGTGGCCCGGTTCGTCGGGGACAACCGCGAGATGCTGGTGAAGAACGTCGAGGACCTCGTTCCCGCCACTCAGGTGCTGGCGGACAACCGCACCTCGCTGGTGAACTCGTTGACGCTGCTGCCGCTCGCGGTGAGCAACCTGACCAACTCGTACAACGCGGAGGCCGGAACCCTCGATTCACGCCTGATCTTCAAGGATCTGCAGGAACCGGGCGCGTTGCTCTGCCGGCTCGTCGACCTGTCGAATCTCATGCCGGGCGATCCGGAGTTCGAGCGCCTGGGCCGGCAGATCCAGCCCGCGGTCGACATGTGCAACGCCGCGATGCACGAACGGAACGAGGAACTGCGGTCACCGGACCTGATCCTGCCGTTCGGCATTCTCAGTGCGGAGAACATCCAGCGGTACCCGGTGCCCGGCACCGTGCCCGGCGTGGTGTCCCCGCGCCTGTCCGACCAGCTGGACCCGAACGTCTATGCCCCAGGGATCTACGGAGGCGGCGAATGA
- a CDS encoding MCE family protein, which produces MRKSLVLGAGAVAVAFAVTSCSSQGIYSLPLPGGADVGSDPMTLTIQFDDVLDLVPQTAVKVEGVPVGRVRSIDVGDDGWTADVEILLDSTVDLPANALASIDQTNLLGEKFIQLSPPTDAAQPRRLSDGDVIPLQNTRQSTEIEQVLGALSLLLNGGGVGQLQPVIHELSTAFDGREGRVKELLHDANDLIGGLNEQRDDITRALDGLDVLNSRIVEQNEKIAQILEQLPVATEVLEQQRPQLTQMLVQLDRLGTVGTDVINQSKDDLIKDLLALRPTLQALADAGQDLPDALPFLPTVPFPDGVEKIALGGSVNLFLSVDLQIGETLDGLGVGQGDPVYVPPRYGQPQPVIDPSNPWYGGNGARPGWPTVSLLPILPPVPALGAPPAPAAGEAPPPNPLEGLLEQFGIGGGR; this is translated from the coding sequence ATGAGAAAGTCTCTCGTACTCGGAGCAGGTGCGGTCGCGGTCGCGTTCGCCGTCACCTCGTGCTCGTCTCAGGGCATCTACAGTCTGCCGCTACCCGGTGGTGCCGACGTCGGGTCCGATCCGATGACCCTGACCATCCAGTTCGACGACGTCCTGGATCTGGTTCCGCAGACCGCGGTGAAGGTCGAGGGCGTCCCCGTAGGACGGGTCCGCTCGATCGATGTCGGTGACGACGGTTGGACCGCCGACGTGGAGATCCTGCTCGATTCCACGGTGGATCTGCCGGCCAATGCGCTGGCCTCGATCGACCAGACGAATCTTCTGGGAGAGAAGTTCATTCAGCTCTCGCCGCCGACGGATGCGGCGCAGCCGCGCCGACTGTCCGACGGCGACGTGATCCCGTTGCAGAACACTCGGCAGTCCACGGAGATCGAGCAGGTCCTCGGAGCCCTCTCGCTGCTGCTCAACGGCGGCGGTGTCGGGCAACTCCAGCCGGTCATCCACGAACTCAGCACCGCCTTCGACGGTCGCGAGGGACGGGTGAAGGAACTGCTGCACGATGCGAACGATCTGATCGGCGGCCTCAACGAGCAGCGCGACGACATCACTCGCGCACTCGACGGCCTCGACGTCCTCAACAGCCGGATCGTCGAGCAGAACGAGAAGATCGCGCAGATCCTCGAACAGTTGCCCGTGGCGACCGAGGTACTCGAACAGCAGCGTCCACAGCTCACCCAGATGCTCGTGCAACTCGATCGGCTCGGCACGGTCGGTACGGACGTGATCAACCAGTCGAAGGACGACCTGATCAAGGACCTGCTCGCGCTGCGCCCGACGTTGCAGGCTCTCGCCGATGCCGGGCAGGACCTGCCGGACGCGTTGCCGTTCCTTCCCACGGTTCCGTTCCCGGACGGGGTGGAGAAGATCGCCCTCGGCGGTTCGGTGAACCTCTTCCTCTCGGTCGACCTGCAGATCGGCGAGACTCTCGACGGTCTCGGCGTCGGCCAGGGTGACCCGGTGTACGTGCCGCCGAGGTACGGCCAGCCGCAGCCGGTGATCGACCCGTCCAACCCCTGGTACGGCGGCAACGGCGCGCGTCCGGGGTGGCCCACGGTGTCGCTCTTGCCGATCCTGCCTCCGGTTCCCGCACTGGGAGCACCGCCCGCGCCCGCGGCAGGTGAGGCACCGCCTCCCAACCCCCTCGAGGGGCTTCTCGAACAGTTCGGAATCGGAGGTGGACGATGA
- a CDS encoding MCE family protein, whose amino-acid sequence MSSRLVRIQLVVFALVALLGIVYVGAKYVRLDKLLGFGEYMVYVDLDDSGGIFTNAEVTYRGVPVGRVGDLSLTEDGVRVQLRLDSGGPDIAASSRAVVANRSAIGEQFVDLQPDTVDAPFLEDGSIITDTEIPVPIETVLMSVDGLVQSVPLEPLRIVVTELGSALDGRGEDIGRLADSLSTLTEAGLEALPQTVTLIRDTRTVLDTQSDQASSIRQFSNDLDLVTAQLRSSDPDLRAIIDNGTPASDELGALVAEGGPALTKDLENLAALASSLAPQAVALQPLLTFLPGIAAGASTIAPGDGTVHQGLVLETNNPPTCTIGYEGTYEILKQMKAEDPNFDDTQQDFPFNTNANCNVPQGSVTGVRSANRIVYADPATSQPWDMTPKVDPDKLDLNPIATQLAPLVGVTPR is encoded by the coding sequence ATGAGCTCACGTCTGGTACGCATCCAGTTGGTGGTCTTCGCCCTCGTGGCGTTGCTGGGCATCGTCTACGTCGGCGCGAAGTACGTACGGCTCGACAAGCTTCTCGGGTTCGGCGAGTACATGGTGTACGTCGATCTCGACGACTCGGGCGGCATCTTCACCAACGCCGAGGTCACCTATCGGGGCGTCCCGGTGGGCCGTGTCGGCGATCTGTCACTGACCGAGGACGGGGTGCGCGTGCAGTTGCGCCTCGACTCGGGCGGACCGGACATCGCGGCGTCCTCGCGGGCCGTTGTCGCCAACCGCTCGGCCATCGGTGAGCAGTTTGTGGATCTGCAGCCGGACACCGTGGATGCCCCGTTCCTCGAGGACGGGTCGATCATCACGGACACCGAGATCCCGGTGCCGATCGAGACCGTCCTGATGTCCGTCGACGGCCTCGTCCAGTCGGTTCCGTTGGAGCCGTTGCGCATCGTCGTCACGGAACTCGGTTCCGCACTGGACGGCAGGGGCGAGGACATCGGCCGGCTGGCGGATTCCCTGTCCACGCTGACCGAAGCGGGGCTCGAGGCGCTCCCACAGACGGTGACGCTCATCCGGGACACCCGCACGGTGCTGGACACCCAGTCCGACCAGGCTTCGTCGATCCGGCAGTTCAGCAATGACCTGGACCTGGTGACGGCACAGTTGCGCAGCAGTGATCCCGATCTGCGCGCGATCATCGACAACGGCACGCCCGCATCGGACGAACTCGGTGCACTGGTGGCCGAGGGAGGCCCCGCGCTGACCAAGGATCTGGAGAACCTGGCTGCGCTGGCCAGCTCGCTGGCACCGCAGGCCGTCGCGCTGCAGCCGCTGCTCACCTTCCTTCCGGGTATCGCGGCGGGTGCGTCCACGATCGCCCCGGGCGACGGCACCGTGCACCAGGGGCTGGTGCTCGAGACGAACAACCCTCCGACGTGCACGATCGGATACGAGGGCACCTACGAGATCCTGAAGCAGATGAAGGCCGAGGACCCGAACTTCGACGACACCCAGCAGGACTTCCCCTTCAACACGAACGCCAACTGCAACGTGCCTCAGGGGAGCGTCACGGGCGTGCGGAGCGCCAACCGCATCGTCTACGCGGACCCGGCGACATCGCAGCCGTGGGACATGACACCGAAGGTCGATCCGGACAAGCTGGATCTCAACCCGATCGCCACTCAGCTGGCACCGCTGGTCGGTGTCACGCCGCGGTAG